Part of the Azospirillum formosense genome is shown below.
TCGCCTCGATGATGAGGACGGTCTGGCCGGCCTTCACCGTGTCGCCGACGCGCACGAAGGGCGTGCCGCCCGGTTCGGCCGCGGCGTAGGCCGTGCCGACCATCGGCGAGGTGACCGCGCCGGGATGGCTGGCGGGCTTGCCCGCCGGGGCGGCGGCCGGAGCCGCAACGGGAGCGGGAGCGGCGACCGGAGCGTGCACGGCCACCGCCTGGGCGGCCGTCGGGCGGGTGACGCGGATCCGCTTCTCGCCCTCGGCAAACTCGATCTCGCTCAAGCCCGTCTCACGCAGGAGATCCGCGAGCTTGCGGACCAGATCGCCGTCGATGTCGAAGCTTGCCATGGTGTTCGTTTTTCCCGTGTTCCTTAGTCGCGCTCGAGGATATTCGCCATGGCGTCCAGCGCCAGCAGATACCCGTGCGGGCCGAAGCCGCAGATCATCCCCTTGGCCACCGCGGAAATGTGCGAGTGGTGGCGGATGGCCTCACGCTTGTAGATGTTGGAGAGATGCACCTCGACGATCGGCAGCTCGGACAGGATCAGCGCGTCCATGATGGCGACGGAGGTGTGGCTGTAGGCGCCGGCGTTGATGACGATGCCGTCATGCTCCGTCCGCGCCTGCTGAATCCAGGAAACGAGTTCGCCCTCGTGGTTCGACTGCCGGAAGTCGATGGCCAGCCCGAGCTGTTCAGCGCGTTCCTGGCACGCGCCTTCCAGGTCGTCGAGCGTCATGGAGCCATAAATGTGCGGTTCGCGCACGCCCAGCATGTTCAGGTTCGGTCCGTTCAGGACCAGAACGGAAGCGTCGATGGCCACGGGCCACGCCCCTTTTCCAAGATCGAGTCCGCGCGTTTATAGCACTTTGCGTCGCGCTGGCAATGCCGCATGGCGCAAACGTTACGCCCATTCGGCGTGTTCTGCCTCCTTCGGCGCCAAACGCCTCACGGCGCGGCGGACAGATGGCGGCGCAGCATCTCCTCGAAGGCGCCGCCGTCCTTCAGCTTCTTCAATCCCGCGTTGAAGGCGGCCAGGATCGCCGCCGCCTCCGGCAAGGAGCGGGAGAGAATCAGGTGCTGCCCGGCGCGGGCGTAGGGCAAGGAAGCGACACGGATCTCCTCCCCGGCCGCCGCCTTCGCCACCGCGCTGCGCCCGGTGAACTCGTCGATGACGAAGGCGTCCACCCGGCCCGAGGCGACCATGCGCACGCAGGCCGGCAGGTCCGCCGGGCTTTCGCGCGTAAGGGCTCCCGCCGCGGCCAGCTCCGCCAGTTCCGGCGGCAGGGCGTAGCCGACCGGCGCGCAGACCCTGCGGCCCCGGAAATCCTCCGGACCGTTGAACGCCATACCGCTGTGGACGGACAGGTAGACGAGCTGGCGCACTTCCAGCAGCGGGTCGGAGAACAGCATCTCCATGGCGCGGTCCGGCGTGCGGACATAGGGGAAGGTGCCGAGGAACCTGCCCGCCAGCACGCCGTCGTAGCCGCGGCGCCAGGGCATGAAGCGCACCTCGTAGCGCAGCCCGACCTCGCCGAAGGCGCGGCGCACGATGTCGGTTAGCAGGCCGCCCTCCGGCAGGTCCTCCCCGGTGAAGGGCGCGAAGTCGTTGCCGGTGACCAAGTCCAGAGCCGTGCCGCGGGGGGCCGGGCCGAGGGGCGCCGAATCGATCGGGGCGGCCCGGACGGGGCCGACGGCCGCCAGCAGCAAGAGCATGGCCAGGAGACACCGCCGCCCCGCCATCGCCCCGTCCCCGCCCCTCGTCCGCGGCCGCCCACTCACTCCGCCGGGGCGCGGTTGCGCCGCCCGGCGGGGTCGGTGAACAGGTCGTTGATGCGCTGGACATGCTCCGCCACCGCCTCGCGGATGGAGAAGATGCGCTTCTCGGCGCCGCCGCTCCAGCCAACCGGCTTCTTGCGGAAGATCGAACGGAAGAAGCGGGTGTTGCGCAGGAAGCCCTGCTGGAGGTTCAGGTCGACGTCGCCGTAGCGCTCCGGCAGGCTGCGGGCGACCCGCTTGGCCATGAAGGAGCGCAGCCAGAAATGGCCGGCGCCGAACAGGCCGCCCAGCACCACCAGCGCCGCCAGCACCCCGACCGGCAGGCCGCCGGCCCAGGCCGGCTGCGACTGGGTCAGCCAGCTCAGGAAGGCCGACACCGTGTCGCCGCCGGCGAGGCTGGCGATCCCGCCGAACAGCAGCGCCAGCAGGGCCAGCCACACCGCGTCGCCGATCAGCACCAGCTTGCGCCAGCGCTTCATCGCCGCGGCGAGCTGCGGGACGATCTCGCCCTTCAGCTCCTTCACGAGGCTGTCGATCATGCCGACGATGCGGTAGGCGCGGGCGACCTCCACCTCGTTGATGCGCACCTGGAGTTCGGCGAGGTCGGAGTCGCGCCGCGCCTCGTAGCGGGCGCGCACGGCGTCGTCGGCGATGGCGACCGCCGACTTGCTGTCATAGAGCGCGTAGAAGCGGCCCGACACCAGACCGGCCTGGGCGATGGCGCGCTGCCAGGCGCCGAACACCGCCTCCAGATTGTCCTCCTTCGCCGTCGTGTCGATCTGGTTGAGGATGTAGCAAACCTTGCGCGCGTCGGCGCGGTCCACCGTCTTCGCCACCAGATGCTTCAGCGTGTCCTGCATCGCCCCCGGCTCCGGGTGGCGTCCGTCGAAGAAGACCAGCACGAGGTCGGACAGCTCGACGATGTGATCGACCAGCCGCAGCACCGAGCGGCGCTGGTCGTCGGCGTCGAAGCCCGGCGAGTCGATGAAGATCTTGCCGCGCGCCCGGTCGCCGGACAGCGTCTTGAGCTGCAGATAGTTGTCGATGCGCTTGCCCTCGCCCGCCGCGACCTTCTCGATCTCGTCGGCGATCCGGTAGAAGGGGAAGCGCGGATCGGCGTTCAGCGCGGTGCCCGGCAGGGCCTCCCGCCGGGTGTCCGGCCCGTGGCAGATCACCGTGAACTTGTCGTCCACCGCCTGGTTGCCGGTGTTCTGCAGCGGCGCGCCGAGATAGCCGTTCAGGAAGGTGGACTTGCCCGCGGAGAAGGTGCCCAGCACCGCGATCATCGGCCACCAGGGAATGCGCGTGGTCAGCGACTCGTGCGGCCCCAGCAGGCCCAGCCGGACCAGCACCCGGTCGAAATTGCGGAAGGTCGGAATGACCGGGAGGAGGTTCGGGTTTTCCGCGCGGAGATGCGCGTCCAGGGCGGCGAGGCGCTGCTGGAGGGCTTGCCTGGGGGTCATGGCCGGCCGGGTCCCGTTCTGCTGTGAAATGGGGTGACGTGTCGTGTCGGAGGCATTCTCTAGCACGAGGCGCCGTTGCGATGGGCAGCGAAATTGCCGTGACCGGAAACGCCGTGACGGCGGCGCAGCATCGGCCCTATCCTGATGTTGTCGTCCCATTCCAAGCATGACCGCGAGGAGGCAGGCCAGTGACTCAGGGACCGCGGGGCCACGGCGCCCATCACCACGATCACGAGGATCATGGGCATGGGCATGACCACGGCCACGGGCATTCCCACACGGCGACGGTGACGGCCGACAGCGAGCGGCGGATCCTGTTGGTCCTGCTGATGACCGCCAGCCTGATGGTGGTGGAGGTGGTGGGCGGCGTGCTGTCCGGGTCGCTCGCCCTGCTGGCCGACGCCGGGCACATGCTGACCGACGCGGCGGCGCTGGCGCTCGCCTGGCTGGCCTTCCGGCTGGGGAGGCGCCCATCGGACCGGCGGCGCAGCTTCGGCTACCACCGGCTCCAGGTCCTCGCCGCCTTCGTCAACGGCCTCAGCCTGTTCCTGCTCTCCGCCTGGATCCTGTGGGAGGCGGCGCAGCGGCTGATGGAACCCCAGCCGGTGCTGGGCGGGACCATGATGGCGGTGGCGGTGCTGGGCGGGCTGGGCAACCTCGCCGGCTTCTATATCCTGCACCGCGGCGACCGCGGGAACCTGAACGTCCGCGGCGCCGCCCTGCATGTGCTGGGCGACCTGCTCGGCTCGGTCGCGGCGGTCGTGGCGGCGGGCATCATCCTGTGGACCGGCTGGACGCCCATCGACCCCATCCTCTCAGTGCTGGTCGCCCTGCTGATCCTGCGCGGCGCCTGGGAGGTGGTGCGGCAGAGCGCCCACATCCTGGTGGAGGGCACGCCGGTCGGCATCGACGTGGACGAGTTGCGCAGCGCCCTGCACGAGGCGGTTCCAGCGGTCACCGACATCCATCACGTCCATGTCTGGTCGCTCACGGCGGAACGGCCACTGCTGACCATGCACGCCGTGGTGGCGCCGGAAACCGACCGCGACGCGGTGCTGCGTGACCTCGTCGAGACCCTGCGCGGACGCTTCGGCATCGGCCACGCCACGGTCCAGGTGGAAACCGGTCCCTGCCCCGACGGCCGGGAGATGCACCACGCGGCCTGACGCGGCCCGTCCGTGCCCTTCTTTCTGTGACCTTCTTTGGTGGCATGGATCGGAAACGGGGCCTGAAACGTTGCTTTCGGCATGACTGCCGAAAACGACGCCGATCCCCACGCCGACTCCCTGCGCCTGACCGCGGAGGAGCTGGCCTTTCTTCTCAGCGATCCGCAGAGCCACGCGGACCGGGAGGAGCGCAACGCCCGCGCCAACCGGGCCCGCACCGAGCGACGGCGCAGCGACCCCGCCTATGCGGAACGGCTGCGCAACGAGGACCGGCTGCGCCAGCGGCGGCACCGCGCCAAGGCGGCCATCGGCCGGCCCGAGCCGGAACCGGAGCCACCCGTTCCCCTGCCCGCCCTGTCGGCGGCGGACGCCCTGCACCGCCTGGAAGCCCATCTGGAGGCCGCCGCCACACCGCAGGCGGCCCAGCTGCGCCGCCGCCCGGACGCGTTGCGGCGCTACGCCGCGGCGTTCGAGCTGTACCGCAGCCTGTCGGCGCAGGGGGAGCGCCCGACGCGCGGCGCCCTCGCCGCCGCCTTCGCCGCACGGCTCGGCCTTGCCCTCACCCCGTCGCAAATCCAGAAGCTGCGCGATCAGGTCGAGGGTTTCGCCCGTCCGGGCGGTCCCTGGCACGCCGGCTGAGCGGCGCCCCGCGAAGGCCGATACAGGGCGTCACGCAGCCCGGCCCCCGTGGCCTCTGTTTGGCCCGCAAACGGTCGTTAACGCGCTATTAACTATGAATTAAGGAAGCGTTAAGGCTGTTCGGGGGCTCCGCGACGCTAGGCAATCCGCGCCGGAGCGCTGCGTGACGGGCTGTATCGGCCTTCGCGGCCCCTCTAAAGCGAATGTTCATTCCCTTTAGACTCACATGGTCTCATTTGCCGATCGGGCTTCGGCCGCATGCGCGGCCGGGACCGCCGTCGCGATCCGAAGCGGACTGCATTCCGCTTTAAAGGTCGGTCGGGGCGTTCGGCACCGGCGGTTCGGACCTCGGCGGCGCCGGCTCGGCCGGTGATGGGTTGGGGGGTGCCGGACGGGAACGGTCGAGCCGCCGGATGACGATGTCGCCCTCCGGCGTGACTTCGGGGGGAGCGAACATCGGCACCTGCCGCACCCACCCCTCCAGCGCCTTCATCAGCAGTTCGACCCCCTGCCGGGCCTGCTCGCCCGGCGTGCTGGGCGCGCCGGGAGCCGGTGGGGCGGCGCCGGGCGGGGGCGGCGTGTCGGCGGCGCCTGCCGGCACCGTCCACAGGGCACCGGCAAGAAACAGAGGCGCCATGAGACTTACGGGGATGGGGCGGCGCGCGGTCATGGGTTCGTCACTCCCGGTTGGTGAACACGGCCGGTGTGATGGCCTACCCTGACAAACGTTCGCGCCGCCCATTCCATCGCACGCTTTTTTTCAGCGCGCGGCCAATCGGCACCCCGTGCCGTAACTCCCCGTCAGAACTCCTTCCAATCGTCCTCGTCGGCGGAGGCGCGCTGCAGGGTCGCCGAGGCTCCCTTGCCCGCCGCCACTGGACGAGCCGGGGCCGCCACCTTGCGTGCCGCGGCCTTGGCCGGCGCCGGCTTGGTCGGAGCGATGCTGCGGCGCAGGGACTGGGCACCTCCGCCGTGAGGAACGGCGGATCCCGCCGCGAAAGCCGCGGCGTCCAGCTTGAAGAAGCTGACCAGGGAGCGCAGGTCCGTCGCCTGGTTGGCGAGCGATTGCGCCGCGGCGGTGGTTTCCTCGACGAGCGCGGCGTTCTTCTGGGTCATCTCGTCCATCTGCGAGACGGTGGCGTTGATCTCGTCGAGCGCCGCCGCCTGCTCCGAGGAGGCCGAGGCCATCTCGGCGATCAGCCCGGCGACCTGCTGGACGCCCGACACGATGCCCTCCAGCGCGTCGCCGGCCTTCTTGACCAGCTCCACCCCGTCCTTCACCTGGCTGTCGCTGTCGAGGATCAGCCCCTTGATCTCCTTGGACGCCTGGGCGGAGCGCTGGGCGAGGTTGCGCACCTCCTGCGCCACCACGGCGAAGCCGCGCCCGGCGTCGCCGGCCCGCGCCGCCTCCACCGCCGCGTTCAGCGCCAGCAGGTTGGTCTGGAAGGCGATCTCGTCGATCACCCCGATGATGTCGGTGATCTTGCGGCTCGACGCCTCGATGCGCTTCATCGCGTCGATGGCCGAGTCCGCCACCGTGCCGCCGGATTCCGCGGCGGTGCGGGCGTCGGCGGCCATGCCGTTGGCGCGCTGGGCGTTGTCGGCGTTGGAGCGCACGGTCGCCCCCAGCTCCTCCATGCTCGCCGCCGTCTCCTCCAGGGAGGACGCCTGCTGCTCCGTCCGCTCCGCGAGGTC
Proteins encoded:
- a CDS encoding dynamin family protein, which translates into the protein MTPRQALQQRLAALDAHLRAENPNLLPVIPTFRNFDRVLVRLGLLGPHESLTTRIPWWPMIAVLGTFSAGKSTFLNGYLGAPLQNTGNQAVDDKFTVICHGPDTRREALPGTALNADPRFPFYRIADEIEKVAAGEGKRIDNYLQLKTLSGDRARGKIFIDSPGFDADDQRRSVLRLVDHIVELSDLVLVFFDGRHPEPGAMQDTLKHLVAKTVDRADARKVCYILNQIDTTAKEDNLEAVFGAWQRAIAQAGLVSGRFYALYDSKSAVAIADDAVRARYEARRDSDLAELQVRINEVEVARAYRIVGMIDSLVKELKGEIVPQLAAAMKRWRKLVLIGDAVWLALLALLFGGIASLAGGDTVSAFLSWLTQSQPAWAGGLPVGVLAALVVLGGLFGAGHFWLRSFMAKRVARSLPERYGDVDLNLQQGFLRNTRFFRSIFRKKPVGWSGGAEKRIFSIREAVAEHVQRINDLFTDPAGRRNRAPAE
- the accB gene encoding acetyl-CoA carboxylase biotin carboxyl carrier protein; the encoded protein is MASFDIDGDLVRKLADLLRETGLSEIEFAEGEKRIRVTRPTAAQAVAVHAPVAAPAPVAAPAAAPAGKPASHPGAVTSPMVGTAYAAAEPGGTPFVRVGDTVKAGQTVLIIEAMKVMNPIKAPRGGTVVEVLVSDSQPVEFGEVLMIIE
- a CDS encoding cation diffusion facilitator family transporter; amino-acid sequence: MTQGPRGHGAHHHDHEDHGHGHDHGHGHSHTATVTADSERRILLVLLMTASLMVVEVVGGVLSGSLALLADAGHMLTDAAALALAWLAFRLGRRPSDRRRSFGYHRLQVLAAFVNGLSLFLLSAWILWEAAQRLMEPQPVLGGTMMAVAVLGGLGNLAGFYILHRGDRGNLNVRGAALHVLGDLLGSVAAVVAAGIILWTGWTPIDPILSVLVALLILRGAWEVVRQSAHILVEGTPVGIDVDELRSALHEAVPAVTDIHHVHVWSLTAERPLLTMHAVVAPETDRDAVLRDLVETLRGRFGIGHATVQVETGPCPDGREMHHAA
- a CDS encoding transporter substrate-binding domain-containing protein, which gives rise to MLLLLAAVGPVRAAPIDSAPLGPAPRGTALDLVTGNDFAPFTGEDLPEGGLLTDIVRRAFGEVGLRYEVRFMPWRRGYDGVLAGRFLGTFPYVRTPDRAMEMLFSDPLLEVRQLVYLSVHSGMAFNGPEDFRGRRVCAPVGYALPPELAELAAAGALTRESPADLPACVRMVASGRVDAFVIDEFTGRSAVAKAAAGEEIRVASLPYARAGQHLILSRSLPEAAAILAAFNAGLKKLKDGGAFEEMLRRHLSAAP
- the aroQ gene encoding type II 3-dehydroquinate dehydratase, with the translated sequence MAIDASVLVLNGPNLNMLGVREPHIYGSMTLDDLEGACQERAEQLGLAIDFRQSNHEGELVSWIQQARTEHDGIVINAGAYSHTSVAIMDALILSELPIVEVHLSNIYKREAIRHHSHISAVAKGMICGFGPHGYLLALDAMANILERD